The DNA segment GCACCCCGAGATTGCATCCAACCCGGAATTGATCAATACCCTGTTAGGGATTGCGTCCGGCAACTACATCCGTGAGGTTCGCTTGAAGTCGATTGACGTGATCTCCGGGCTGCGTCACCGCGGCCGATAACCCCGGGGTCGAGTGCAGCCAGCTTTGATGAAACAGCAGCCCGGTAACGACATTACATCGCAGGATATCGATTCCCCGAGGAAGCAAGCACACCGGCTTGCTTCTTTTTTTCGCTATGCGCTTATCTGTATCAAGATCACAGCCATCGCCGTGGTGCTGTTCGTGGTATATGCCAACCTCGAGATCAGTCGGCAGGCCGAAGGCAAGCTGTTTGCCTCGGTACAGGAGGTGCCGCCACACACTGTGGGGATTGTTCTGGGTACAAGCTGGGCGTCACGATCAGGCACCCAGAACCGCTTTTTCGCCTATCGTATCCAGGCAACCGCGGCGTTGTACCGGGCGGGCAAGATTGATTATGTTCTGGCCAGTGGTGATAACCAGTTTCTGTCGTACAACGAACCACGGCGCATGCGCCAGGAGCTGATCGATCTGGGGGTAGCCCCACAGCACATCTATCTGGATTATGCCGGCTTCTCCACTCTGGACTCCATGTATCGTGCCAGAAATGTATTTCAGCTGGACTCGGTACTGGTAATCAGTCAGGATTTCCAGAATGAGCGGGCGGTATTCCTTGGCGAGGCCGCCGGGCTTGATGTGCTCGGCTTTAATGCACGATCAGTCGATGGGTACGGTGGGGTGATGGTACGCGTGCGTGAATATTTTGCGCGAGCCAAGGCGTATCTCGATGTCCATATACTGCGGACCCAGCCCCGGTTTCTCGGCGATCCGCTGACAATTCCTGGAACCCTATACAGCCAGTGATACCTGGTTGCGTCCGCTTCGTTTGGACATATACAAGGCCTTGTCGGCACGCTCAACCAGCATTTTGGTAGTTGTGTCGCGATCCTGGGACAGGTAGGCAACCCCAAGACTCAATGTGGTCTTGATGGTGGTGCCCTCATGCGGCAGCTCGATTGCTTCGGTGTTTCGACGGATTCTCTCGGCAATGCAGCGGGCTGTTTCCGGGTCGGTATCGGGCAGCATAATAACAAACTCCTCGCCACCATAGCGGGCGGCAATATCGGTCTGCCGAATACTGTTCAGGATAGTGTTGGCAACCGCCTTCAGCATCTGGTCGCCGCACAGATGGCCATAGGTGTCATTCAGTGGTTTGAACTTGTCGATGTCACACATAATCAGGGATAACGGCTGATTGTGCACGGTTGCTTCTGCCTTGGCCTCCAGCAGTGCCGACTGAAAATAGTGGCGGAGCTTCAGTCTGGTCATCATGTCGGTCGTAGTTATCTCGTAAAGAAAGGCGTTGTGCACCGCTATGCCAGCCAGTATGGCAATGTTCAGCAGGTATTCCCGTTCGGCAGTGCTGAACTCCTGACTGCCAATCCTGTCGGCAAGCACGATGATTCCGTTTACCACAGTTTTGGCACGCAGCGGGATGATAAGGGTAGGCCGCATATCCTGAAAGCCGGGGATATCGCTCAGGTCGCCGACAGCCTCGGTGATCTCCTCGTAGGTGTAGCTGCCAAAATTGGCTGTCAGGTAGGCAATCAGAGGGTGATTTCCCGGAATGGTGTAGTTCAGTTCCTGATCAAGCTCGAATCCGATATGACTGCGATGCAGCGTCAGGTCCGGTTCGTAGATATCGCGACGGGTGAACAGGCCTGCCTTCATCACCTGCATCTGCCCCATACAGGTGTACAGGATGGACTCGATCAGGGCGTGAAAATCCAGTGTAGAGTTCAAGCTCTTACTGATTTCGATCAGCTGCTTCAGATCGAAGATCTGCTTCTCGTACTCGGCTATCTGAGATTCAAGTTTTTCGTGCTCAACAGCCTGATTATCCATGCAGGTATTACGCTCCTTAATCTGACTATCGGAAACTTTTCCGCTGTCCTTGACGCCATCATGATTGGCGCCGATACTGAAACCAGTATTATGACCATTCAAAGAAAACTGCAGATCACCACACTGCTGTGTGCACTGCTGATACTGGCAGCTGCGGCGGCAAGTACATACTCCATCTATTCTGTACGCAAACAGCAGGGGATGCAAGAAATTCCTGCAAATACCCGTATGATACCCGCACTGGGTGCGCTCCTGGCAGTATCGCTCGGTCTGCTGCAGCACCGGGTACTGCGCCGTACCTGGCAGGCTGCCAGGGACTTTCGGGTTGAGCCGGAAGCTGCCGGCAGCGATGTCCAGACACGACTGATACCGGAGGCAGCCGCCGCATATGCCTTGGCAGATGGCTGTCGGGGTCGGATTATCCACGCCATGCAGGCGGGTGCCGAAGCCGCTGCTGCGCTTCCCCGAAACAGGATATCCCGCCTGTCTGTTTCCGCTGCTGGAGGCGATTACGAGCATGCTGACAACCCCGGTATGGATTACGACTCCGGTGCAGAGCTGGCCATGGCAGTCGCAGCGGGGAACACACAGTCATCTGTGCAGGGAGTGGGGGAGATCGATGCACGGATGCACGCCTTGCCCGGCGAGATCCATGCCCAGACCCAGGCTGCAGCTGATGCGATCGCCGCGATTGCCCGGGCCGCTGCCGAGCTGAAACAGCGAATGAAGCTGCAGAGTGACGAACTGCAAACCGCAGATCACAACCAGGCCGGCATGCTGGACGCTGTCCGGCAGGCGGTGCAGACAAGTCACCATATCGATCATCGCCTGCACGAGGTGCAGCGGCTGCTGCAAAACGGCAATGCAGCGGTGGTGTACACGGTAGAGGAGATGCGCAGTGTCGAGCGCGATATTCGCGGCATACTGGATGTAATCCCGATCATCAACACCCTCGCAGAGCGAACCTCGCTACTGTCTATGAATGCGGCCATCGAGAGCGCCCATGCCGCCGATCACGGACTCGGGTTTGCGGTGGTTGCCGAGGAGATCGGCAAGCTTGCCGCAGAGTCCAGTCGCAATGCCGGCACCATCTCTGCGTCGCTGCACCGTACGGTAGAGCGGGTGCAGCAGGCACTGCAGGCCAGTGAGCACAGTTCCGAACTGTTTGATGGCCTGCGCAGTACCGTGGACGAGTTTACCGCAGCCACCGCCGAGATTACCACCAGCCTGTCTGAGTTGTCCGCCGGCATGCACGAGATTCACCGTGCTGTCCAGGCAATCGTCGAAGCAACGCTTATTGTCGAACGCCTGACCGCGACCATGCAGGACGCTGGCGATGCAACCGGCACCACACTGACTGGCGGCAAAACCATGATGGAGGGCGTACAAAGCATGCTGGATCAACTTGGCAGTACCGCCACTGCAACATCCGGTTATCATCGAATCCTGGCAGATGCACAGGAGGCAAGCAGTCGCAGCGCTGACGAGTTGCTGCGGCTGCTGCAATTCGAACCGGAAAACGGTTGACAGTACAGTCTGCCTCTGGTATTACTATGCCCACGCGCGTCCGTCGTATAATGGTTATTACCCCAGCCTTCCAAGCTGGTGATGTCGGTTCGATTCCGATCGGACGCTGAAAGCCTGGAGCATC comes from the Spirochaeta africana DSM 8902 genome and includes:
- a CDS encoding methyl-accepting chemotaxis protein, whose amino-acid sequence is MTIQRKLQITTLLCALLILAAAAASTYSIYSVRKQQGMQEIPANTRMIPALGALLAVSLGLLQHRVLRRTWQAARDFRVEPEAAGSDVQTRLIPEAAAAYALADGCRGRIIHAMQAGAEAAAALPRNRISRLSVSAAGGDYEHADNPGMDYDSGAELAMAVAAGNTQSSVQGVGEIDARMHALPGEIHAQTQAAADAIAAIARAAAELKQRMKLQSDELQTADHNQAGMLDAVRQAVQTSHHIDHRLHEVQRLLQNGNAAVVYTVEEMRSVERDIRGILDVIPIINTLAERTSLLSMNAAIESAHAADHGLGFAVVAEEIGKLAAESSRNAGTISASLHRTVERVQQALQASEHSSELFDGLRSTVDEFTAATAEITTSLSELSAGMHEIHRAVQAIVEATLIVERLTATMQDAGDATGTTLTGGKTMMEGVQSMLDQLGSTATATSGYHRILADAQEASSRSADELLRLLQFEPENG
- the dgcA gene encoding diguanylate cyclase DgcA, producing the protein MDNQAVEHEKLESQIAEYEKQIFDLKQLIEISKSLNSTLDFHALIESILYTCMGQMQVMKAGLFTRRDIYEPDLTLHRSHIGFELDQELNYTIPGNHPLIAYLTANFGSYTYEEITEAVGDLSDIPGFQDMRPTLIIPLRAKTVVNGIIVLADRIGSQEFSTAEREYLLNIAILAGIAVHNAFLYEITTTDMMTRLKLRHYFQSALLEAKAEATVHNQPLSLIMCDIDKFKPLNDTYGHLCGDQMLKAVANTILNSIRQTDIAARYGGEEFVIMLPDTDPETARCIAERIRRNTEAIELPHEGTTIKTTLSLGVAYLSQDRDTTTKMLVERADKALYMSKRSGRNQVSLAV
- a CDS encoding SanA/YdcF family protein; this translates as MKQQPGNDITSQDIDSPRKQAHRLASFFRYALICIKITAIAVVLFVVYANLEISRQAEGKLFASVQEVPPHTVGIVLGTSWASRSGTQNRFFAYRIQATAALYRAGKIDYVLASGDNQFLSYNEPRRMRQELIDLGVAPQHIYLDYAGFSTLDSMYRARNVFQLDSVLVISQDFQNERAVFLGEAAGLDVLGFNARSVDGYGGVMVRVREYFARAKAYLDVHILRTQPRFLGDPLTIPGTLYSQ